gagagcgagagagagagagagagagagagagagagaaaggggaaacaaatgaaacgaaacaaaataaaataaaatgaaatgaaatgaaatgaaatgaaatccAAGGAGCATTGAACTGGttgtacataaataataatgaagaatgattaataaatggcgaaaataaagagatactTGATGTTGTTAAGTAAGGGAGAACTATTTCAGTTTTACACCGAGTCATGTTTTACGATCCCCCCTGCGTTTTTTTCCATCGCATTATTAATTGTCGTTTAGttgtgtttattttctttctttctttctttctttctttctttttttttattttcgtttttctttcaattcttttttcttttttttttttttttttggaatatctcccaaagaaaaatacgtatatcctttttcttgttatattgAACACGGCCCAATTTCACtgagggtttttttttttttttctaatgaaaataataaaggagtGCTTTCCTCTTTGTTATATAAGTTTTCAtagtttgatttttattatatatatatatatatataaatatatatacgtatatatatatataatactacatacacatatgtataataaaagtatgatttttttttttttttaatttcaaagatatctaacaatattaaattcaagtaaaatattttttgataataataacacttatagaaaaattattattattattattattattattattattaatcattgaagtattttatctttacttcGTTAAGATTAAGttttatagattttctttcgtttttattttctcttcttttatactttctttctatctaacgTAAGTACATAATAGATACACGGTATATTGATTCCCGATAAAGctcgaaatgaaagaattttttaaaagatcccTTCCATTTTTTGAAACGAAATTtcgttgatattaaataaaacatacgAGATGATATTCGTTCgatctcgatatatatatatatatatatatatatatatatatatatattttgtaaatattactcCGTTTACTTAATAACGTCAAGTAATGCGATGTTGTATCTGCTATCGTCACTGATCACACAATGCTAATTGAAAAGAataggaatgagagagagagggggggggggagagagatatgtttattaaatatatcgactAACGTCGTGAAATCAACGCGAGTGCGAATATAATATGTGacttattgaaaaaaaaatgttaatctcTCGCggttatatacatttatatagagaaaaatataaattacctTTCTATAGGTTTATAATTTTGcatgttaaataaatacgtaattaAGTAATATGTAAGAGtgtgcatatgtatgtttgtgtgtgtatgtgtgttatgtatcgtgtgtgtgtgtgtgtatatgcgcATGCACTTACACCCacgtaagaataaatagatactCAACGTGGTGAGAGTTATGTATGTAGAGAAATGTAGAATGTAAAATGGAAATGTGAGTTACAAAGGAATAGTCTCATACgataaatgagagagagagtgagagagagagagagagagagagagagagagagagagagagagagagagagagagagagagagagagaaatcaatcaactactattattattattatcataataattattactattattattattataattattattattattctttcgtatatttgagattttcttttaagttGCAAATTAAGTAGCGATAAAAGTAAGATGATGAgatataaaagtttatattattatgtatactatatattaatacCGTGATAAGgcaatatacattatatattattataatcttcaCAAATATGCTAATTATCCcaagatttaattattaataattcattgaaagTAAAAACTTATCATAGTGTGttttttgtgtatatatatatatatatatacatacatatacatatatatatatatatatatatatatatatatatataccatccTTTATCCATctctatattttatgtttgctCTTAATCCGCGTTTAAAATGTACATAGATGTAAGAAGACAATAGTCTTctaaaattctttatataaatttgtatataattaatatatagataattttttgtttatattttcattaaagatttcattaaatttaacaaaaggTGTTTAGGAATTTCTAAAacacttcatatatatatatatatatatatatatatatatatatatatatatatatatatatattaattcatacacagattttattttattatttgattttagtATCATCTccgttttaatcttttttctttttatttttttttttttttttccaatatcaTTCACCTATTTGTTGctgttttttaaatctatgaaattcttttaatcttaTAGCTTGCGTGCGTATAAATCCTTCGGCATCTTCCGGTTGAAAATCTCCCTGTTTATCCATTGAAACCAGATTTTCGTTATACAATGAGACATCGCTAGATCTTCCAAGGATCGATACTGTAAGatcgataaaagtaaaaaatttaagtGTCAGCATCATCAcattacataaatttatttgtttgaaaGTTTATGGGATTTATAAGTTACTAACCACTTCCTTTACACAATTTCAATCTCACCATGCCAGTTACATACTTTTGAGATCTTTCTATGCTTTCTCGTACAAAATCACATTCTGGTGAGAACCAAAAACCTATAatcatttgaataaataattaattgattaattaatgattattaaataaaatataccgAGAGATTgcaattttcattgatataaaaaagaaaaaaataataaacatataaaaaaaggaaaaaaaaaaaaaaacaaaagtaagaagaatgataataaataaattaccaTTGTATACATAATCGGACATTTTTTCAGCTAAATAAGATTTGATTCTCAACACTTCACGATCCAATATGAAGATCTCTAAATCTTGATGAGCCTCGTAAAGAATCTTACTACCTGGTGCTTCGTAAATTCCACGTGactgaacaaaaaaaagaagaagaaaaaaaaaaagatataccaGAATCGCGAgcaatcattatttattaattaaaatgaaattctgTACGAATACTTTTAAACCTATATAACGATTTTCGACTATATCGATTCTCCCTACTCCATGTTTGCCACCAATCTCATtcaaatattcgattatttctaAAGGATTATCAATGACATAACAATTGTCAAGATTTTGCACAGAGGAGGGATATCCTTTAGTAAAagcaatttcaatttcttcggGTTCATTCGGACAATATTCCAAATTTGTCGTCATTTTACATAATTCTATCGGTGCTGGGATAGCCGGATTTTCCAATATTCCTGATtcgtaactataataaataatattgatttaaatttattaaaaaaaaaaaaaaaaaaaaaaaaaaaaaaaaaaaaaaaaaaagagagagatcaaattgtattatcattaataatacctAATGTGTAATAAATTAGCATCAGTACTCCATGGCTCTTTTGGTGTTGCTGAGACTGGTATACCATTTTTATGAGCATATTCGAGTAAATCTGTCCGTCCAGTGaatttcgtataaaattcACGTTTTCTCCAGAGTGCCAATATCTGTAAATAAATGATCTCAATGTTATATTAAAGttcgaagaacaaaaaaaaaattcttttatataagaaaatatattattttaaagtttaCCTCGACTTCAGGACAGAGACTGTAACAGCTCAAATCGAATCTTATTTGATCATTTCCCTTTCCAGTAGCTCCATGAGCAATCAGAGAAATTTTTTCAGCTTTAGCAGTTCGAATTAAACCCTCGCTTATACATGGTCTTGCGATTGAAGTACCTAAAAGATATCTTCCTTCATAACGCAAGCCACACGCAATGGCAGGCCATACGTATGACGTTACAAAGGTCCTTCGAAGATCTTCTATAATGACCTAAGATaaggaaagatatagaaacaaaaaaaaaaaaaaagcagaaagagaaataaagaactacatatatgttttatcAGAGAATTAGTTTATAATTAAGCATCAAAG
This Vespa velutina chromosome 10, iVesVel2.1, whole genome shotgun sequence DNA region includes the following protein-coding sequences:
- the LOC124951982 gene encoding argininosuccinate synthase encodes the protein MAESNKRVILAYSGGLDTSCILLWLKENGYDVTVYVANIGQEEDFDAVREKALKIGAKKVIIEDLRRTFVTSYVWPAIACGLRYEGRYLLGTSIARPCISEGLIRTAKAEKISLIAHGATGKGNDQIRFDLSCYSLCPEVEILALWRKREFYTKFTGRTDLLEYAHKNGIPVSATPKEPWSTDANLLHISYESGILENPAIPAPIELCKMTTNLEYCPNEPEEIEIAFTKGYPSSVQNLDNCYVIDNPLEIIEYLNEIGGKHGVGRIDIVENRYIGLKSRGIYEAPGSKILYEAHQDLEIFILDREVLRIKSYLAEKMSDYVYNGFWFSPECDFVRESIERSQKYVTGMVRLKLCKGSVSILGRSSDVSLYNENLVSMDKQGDFQPEDAEGFIRTQAIRLKEFHRFKKQQQIGE